The genomic interval TAGCACGGAGACCCGCCCTCCACACCTTCGAGAATTGGTCAAAAATTGGCAAATGAACGATCTTGTTTGTAGACCCCATGTTACGGTCCGGTGGTGCAGAACGCTGTGCGTGTTGACAGCGCGAAGGCGTACGGGGAGGGGTCACATGCAAGGTCACTGTTCATCGAGACATTCCCTGGGCGGGCAACTGGAGGAAGAGATTCCCGCACTGGTGGCCCGATACCGTGACGCATTAGAAAAGGCCGACAACCCGCTCGGGAAGCTCCCGGAACTGTGGGAGGACACGCGCTCCCACGCCGATCTGATCCTCACCCGCTGGGCGCGCGCCCTCGACCTGCCCGACGAGGACGAGTCCACCGGCATCGCCGCCGCGCTCGACCTCTCGGGCTCCTCCTCGCTGGGCACCCGCAGGGCCATCAGCGGGGTCCGGCTCGTCGACTCGCTCCGCGCCCTCGAAACCCTCACGCACACCGCCCTCGCCACCGCCGAACGGTTCACCGCCGACGCGCCCGCCGAGGAGCGCCACCGCCTGATGGGCCGCGCCGCCCAGGTGCTCAACAGAATCGGCTCGCAGCACACCCAGGCCGCCGTGTTCGGCTACGACGCCCACCTGCTGCGCCAGATCGACCGCGTCAACACCGGCGAGCGCGACCGGCTGGCCCGCGACATCCACGACCTCCTGGGCAACAGCCTCGCCCTCGCCTTCCGCCATCTGGAGCTCTACCGCATGACCGCCGCGGGCCCCGGAGGCCCGCGGCGCTCCCATCTCGCCGCCCTCGACGAAGCCCTCCAGGAGGCCGTCGGCTTCACCCGGGGCCTCATCTCCGGCCTGCGCCACGGGGCCCCGCTCATCAGCCTGGAGGCGGAGCTGCGGGACTGCGCCGGCGCCCTGAACTTCCGCGGCCTGCCGGTGCGCGTCACGGTCAGCGGGGACGAGACCTGGCTGCCCGTACCGCACCGCACCGAATTGTTCCTCATTCTCCGGGAATTCCTTCGCAATTCCTTTACGCACGCCGCACCGCAATCCATATCCATCGACGTCTGCATCAAACCCAACCGGGTCGAGGCGGCGGCCTATGACGACGGCCGTGGATTCGACCACGACGAGACCCGCATCGTTAACTCCGGGCATCCCGAGGACCGCGTCGGCCATCAGGGCGGACTGGTCATGATGCGGGAACGGGCCAGGGAGCTCAACGGCTCCTGTCAATTGCAGAGCCGGCCGGGCGCGGGCACCCGGCTGACACTGTGGCTGCCGCTGCCGGAATGGCCCGGCACCAGGGACCCCGGGGATTCCGTGGTCACCGGCGAGCCGGCCGGGGCGCCACGCGCCTGACTCCCCGGGGGCTCCCGGGTCCGCCGCCCGCCCCGCGAGACGGCGCGGGCGACGAGCAAGTGAACCGCCGAGGGGGAACCATGGA from Streptomyces albireticuli carries:
- a CDS encoding sensor histidine kinase, which codes for MARYRDALEKADNPLGKLPELWEDTRSHADLILTRWARALDLPDEDESTGIAAALDLSGSSSLGTRRAISGVRLVDSLRALETLTHTALATAERFTADAPAEERHRLMGRAAQVLNRIGSQHTQAAVFGYDAHLLRQIDRVNTGERDRLARDIHDLLGNSLALAFRHLELYRMTAAGPGGPRRSHLAALDEALQEAVGFTRGLISGLRHGAPLISLEAELRDCAGALNFRGLPVRVTVSGDETWLPVPHRTELFLILREFLRNSFTHAAPQSISIDVCIKPNRVEAAAYDDGRGFDHDETRIVNSGHPEDRVGHQGGLVMMRERARELNGSCQLQSRPGAGTRLTLWLPLPEWPGTRDPGDSVVTGEPAGAPRA